In Metopolophium dirhodum isolate CAU chromosome 9, ASM1992520v1, whole genome shotgun sequence, the genomic window TATTCCAGGAATGAACTGCTTAGGTACATTGGGTCCAGATGTTTCATCGACAAaatctaaatttgtattttcatttgGTGGCAATGGCTCTAAAATGCCTATAACTCTGGCGTATTGCCCTTGACCACCGTGTTGCTTTTTATGGaaataatcaaattcaaaagGAGACACCAACGTCTCTCGGAACGCAACTTTCGGTTTTCCTAATGTAACTGGACAATTGTATTCTTTTTGCATTCTCTGGCCATAAATTTCCAAATGCAATTCACCCATACCAGAAACTATAGTTTCTTTGTTGTCTGCATCGTATTGGAATTTGAAAGTTGGATCTTCTTTAGTAAATCGAGCTACTGCTTTACTGAAATTGTCCCTATCTTTTGTGTTGACTGGTGAAATAGCCATGGACACAACTGGATCTGGTACAAAAATAGATTCTAACGAAATGTTGagttttttatcaacaataaaagTATCACCACTAGCACAATCCACACCAAAAAGTGCAAATATGTCACCAGCGTATACTTCATTGACTTCTTCCATTTGATCTGCGTGTAAACGTACCAACCTTGATAAACGTACCTTTTTAGACGTTCTAAAATTGTATATGGTGTCGCCTTTGGATAATTTACCCTGGTAACATCTCATATACGTCAACTGACCAAACCTCCCAGCTTCCAATTTAAAAGCTAAGGCAATGAATGGATGAGTTCCATCCCTTCTAGGATCTAATACTACTTTTGCAGGGTTATTAATATCATCAGTTGGCTGTAATGCCACATTTTCTACTTCTCCAGGATTTGGTAGATATGATAAAACGGCATCCAACAAGGGTTGAACACCTTTGTTTTTCAACGCTGTTCCAAGGAGAACTGGTGTAAATGTTCTTTTAATACAGCAACGCCGTATTGCGTCAATTAATTCTTGTTCAGTAGGAGTTTTTTCTTCAAGAAACATTTCTCCCAATTTTTCATCCACATTGGACACATGCTCAATTAATTCTTGACGTTTTTGTTCAGCtacttttttcatattttctgGAATATCGCCATATTCTATGTCATCCCCAAAATcaccattaaaataaattgacctCAAATGAATCAAGTCGACAATTCCTTTAACATTGCCTTCATTTTCAATTGGTAGCTGTAAAAATGCAGCGTTATGTCCAAGTTTACTTCTCAAATTAGCCAAAACTTTGTGTGGATTTGCCCCAAGTCtatctaatttattaataaaagctATACAAGGGACATTATAACGTTTCATTTGTCTATTAACTGTTAATGTTTGACTTTGTACACCCCCTACTGCACATAACACTAAAACTGCACCATCTAGAACTCTTAGTGCTCTTTCTACTTCAACTGTAAAATCAACATGACCTGGTGTATcgataatgttaatattgtaatttttccaaattgtatAAGTAGCTGCAGATTGAATAGTTATGCCCCTCTGTCTTTCCAATTCCATTGAATCCATAGTCGCTCCCACATTGTCTTTACCTTTCACTTCATGCATTTTGGATATTTTACctgtataatacaaaattctttCCGTCAATGTAGTTTTACCAGAATCTATATGTGCTGAAATTCCAATGTTTCGGATGTATTCCAATTGTTTGGTGTCATTGTTCTTTGAAACATTGCACATGCATCGTATCCACACATTGGCCTTTTTCAAAATGGCTTGTCTACCAAAATTAAgtccaaaatacattttatttttacagtataCAACCTGTAAacgataatacctattatatacatctCATCTAAGACAATAATCAGATATTATTAGcgtaattaaacataatactcACTTAACCGTACTATTCGCCAATAAAAGGCAGGATCCagggttttaaaataataaaattattatggcaAAGTTTTGAATGGTTCCGTTCTTGCTTATCTTTCGGCTTTGTGTTATCCATGAAGCACGATGAATTCTTTGATATTATCTATGACCATTAtcacagaataattattataatattattctgtgacCACACTATGACCAAACCACGGATATCTTggaccacggactaagatataatggactgggaACGAGCAGCTTATCAGTGGCCTCGAAAGAATGTACAAGAGGCAAATGCGGGGGGTCGCAATCATAATTTAGAGTTTACAGCGCCATCTGTATAAAACACGGACTGAGGTACAAAATGTGACGCTAAATAAAACCACTggtagcgctgaaaacattCAATTCTGGGTGATTGATGATAACAGAGGAACCTTTTACTTGCTGTCCCCCGTTACCCGCCCACCATTTCGTTTCAAGTCCATTATAATATGCTGCGTACGCTAGGGTTGCTACTTTAACGCGCGTGGTATAGGGGTTATTCATGTTTGTTgcgttttttgtaaaatatataaactattttaaaccaCGACCCTCTTTAGATTTTATAGCTTGTATGATTACGCATTTATACATGTGCATAagtgtatatttcataaacatGTTGTTCTTCGGAAACAAATTTGAGTGTAACgatgcaatatatattatatatcggtataaaactataaaacgaTCGTTCAAGAAAACACCTGTGGCCTGTGGGCCGTGAGTCGTATTTTAAATAGTGCCGGGCTCAGAATTGCTgtgaacaaacataatatataggtataaaataactagatatattatatagggtgcGTTCGACATGAGCGCTTATTTACTTTCAGTGCTTACGCTTATCGTATACGCTTTGAAAGTTTGAACCGTTCGTTTAGACATGAACGCTCACAGGCAGGCTTCTAGACGAACGagaatattgaattttattgatGGCGCGAGCGTTACAACGTTATCAGTTAACATTACGCGTGTTATTTATCGTGTTATCTCTTATCATTTCACATTTGAGTGTACGCCTTGGGAATTAATTATAGCGGTCACGCTTTCACTGCTGCACTACCTCGCTGGAATAAGCGACCGTGAACGAAAAGTCATGACGTAACACCTGTTTTCAGTGACGTCACGGTTGTAATCTGATCGTTTCAATTCCCCAAGACGAACGGAAGCGTTCTAAGCGCCCATGTCGAACGCACCCATAGTGTAAAcggattgtataatttaattatctaaacaaaaataatatttatgaaatatacatatatggcaTATGCACACGTATAAATCATACAagctataaaatctaaaaaaaaaggtcatggttaaaaataatgcatatattttccaaaaaacgcaaaaaaaacatgaataattctTATACTACTCGGGTTAATGTAGCAACCCTAGTTACGTACCTACGCAGCCTGTGCCTGTTTAATCGTCCGACTCATTTCGGTACGTTTTTTccccaagaaaaaaaaaatccctggAAAAgaaatccccagactacaatattactcacaaccacatgcaaagggttgaacaaatatttttttgaaacgtTAATATAAGTATCCataattaccacattattaatatttaattacaaatacgtatattttatattatattatactatattatatcattcaaaaaaattataatatatagtggttAGGCTAGTGGTTATATAGTGGTtagaatattaatgataatataaaaaatattttattttaaattactataatatattatatgtaattcaatttaactacaaaaatttgcaaattataatattgtagtttaaaattttagaaaatacttataatattatatatattaattttttgaatgatataatatagtaataataagtaatataaaatattcttgttaattattcgaaaattaattatagtataatatatattaattttttgaatgatataatgtagtatagtataatataatatgaatcgcGGAAATTTTCACCCGACTGTTTTCGGTCTCGTAGGACATTTTTCCcccgtttattttttaaagtttactatttattatttaataatattattttattaattaatatgatattaattttttgccTATTATCTAATatcatcataaatataataaattatagaggtatatttttgattaactgaactacttgaatcaaattcaaaagcaattattaagcctagaaaatatgtgtttagaaataacaaaagaatcagtaatcaaatgtttttttacaaatgtataattgttatgtcggattttttactaattattaattatattttattttgtacttatttttttaaaaatttttattgtttcaagtaaTTGAGTGGATCaaccataatatacatttataa contains:
- the LOC132952272 gene encoding elongation factor G, mitochondrial, with the translated sequence MYFGLNFGRQAILKKANVWIRCMCNVSKNNDTKQLEYIRNIGISAHIDSGKTTLTERILYYTGKISKMHEVKGKDNVGATMDSMELERQRGITIQSAATYTIWKNYNINIIDTPGHVDFTVEVERALRVLDGAVLVLCAVGGVQSQTLTVNRQMKRYNVPCIAFINKLDRLGANPHKVLANLRSKLGHNAAFLQLPIENEGNVKGIVDLIHLRSIYFNGDFGDDIEYGDIPENMKKVAEQKRQELIEHVSNVDEKLGEMFLEEKTPTEQELIDAIRRCCIKRTFTPVLLGTALKNKGVQPLLDAVLSYLPNPGEVENVALQPTDDINNPAKVVLDPRRDGTHPFIALAFKLEAGRFGQLTYMRCYQGKLSKGDTIYNFRTSKKVRLSRLVRLHADQMEEVNEVYAGDIFALFGVDCASGDTFIVDKKLNISLESIFVPDPVVSMAISPVNTKDRDNFSKAVARFTKEDPTFKFQYDADNKETIVSGMGELHLEIYGQRMQKEYNCPVTLGKPKVAFRETLVSPFEFDYFHKKQHGGQGQYARVIGILEPLPPNENTNLDFVDETSGPNVPKQFIPGIIKGFKMMAEKGLYSGHRISGVRLRLLDGAHHIVDSSELAFILATQGAIKQAYEEAAWQVLEPIMEVEAVVPIEFQGSVMGQFNKRNGIISGSEGTSDWVTIYAEVPLNCMFGFAGELRSLTQGKGEFSMEYVRYSPTTPETQEKVVMNYLESTGQLQAFLNAKKNNKS